A genomic region of Candidatus Methylomirabilota bacterium contains the following coding sequences:
- a CDS encoding DNA-3-methyladenine glycosylase I: MPNRCAWANGGPLEIEYHDTEWGVPSRDDRHLFEMLVLEGAQAGLSWSTILRKRENYRRAFAGFDPARVARFDARRRAALMRDPGIVRNRLKIDATVTNARQVLAVQEEHGTLAAYLWQFVDGRPVRNAWTRMGQVPAETAQSRAMSRALLARGFRFVGPTICYAFMQATGMVDDHITTCFRYSTRRSPRP, translated from the coding sequence ATGCCGAATCGCTGCGCCTGGGCCAACGGAGGCCCGCTGGAGATCGAATACCACGACACGGAGTGGGGCGTCCCGTCCCGCGACGACCGGCACCTGTTCGAGATGCTCGTGCTCGAGGGCGCCCAGGCCGGGTTGTCGTGGTCGACGATCCTCCGCAAGCGCGAGAACTACCGCCGAGCCTTCGCCGGCTTCGATCCGGCCCGGGTGGCCCGCTTCGACGCGCGCCGCCGCGCCGCGCTGATGCGGGATCCCGGCATCGTGCGCAACCGCCTGAAGATCGACGCCACCGTGACCAACGCGCGGCAGGTGCTGGCGGTGCAGGAGGAGCACGGCACCCTCGCCGCCTACCTCTGGCAGTTCGTCGACGGCCGGCCCGTCCGCAACGCGTGGACGAGGATGGGGCAGGTGCCGGCCGAGACCGCGCAGTCGCGGGCGATGAGCCGAGCGCTGCTCGCCCGCGGCTTCCGCTTCGTCGGGCCCACCATCTGCTACGCGTTCATGCAGGCCACCGGCATGGTCGACGACCACATCACGACGTGTTTCCGCTATTCCACACGGAGGAGTCCACGGCCATGA
- a CDS encoding 2-dehydropantoate 2-reductase yields the protein MRIGIIGAGAIGSVVGGLLTKAGHDVTLVDQWPEHVETMKQRGLRLSGTCGDHLIPVRALHIHELQGVGAPFEAVFVSVKSYDTEWAAQMALTYLASPDGVVVDFQNGVNDERVASVVGTSRCLGCVITIGAGMYEPGHAMRTDSGSVGFKIGEQDGRDTPRARELVRIMNDVAPTKLTTNLWGERWSKLAINCMANPLAGLSGLGSAEVRTAPVPRRIAIHVAAEVIQVGRASGHEVEPIYGVEAQRFVDAASGNGFDAVEADMAASVRFLSGGRPSMLQDVMKGRRTEIDYLNGYVAQQGRRLGVPTPVNDAVVAAVRSHRVGSLKPDPKNLDPILTALPR from the coding sequence ATGAGGATCGGCATCATCGGAGCGGGCGCCATCGGCAGCGTGGTCGGAGGGCTGCTCACCAAGGCGGGACACGACGTGACCCTCGTCGACCAGTGGCCGGAGCACGTGGAGACCATGAAGCAGCGCGGGCTGCGTCTCAGCGGCACCTGCGGAGACCATCTGATCCCGGTGAGGGCGCTTCACATCCACGAGCTGCAGGGAGTGGGGGCGCCGTTCGAGGCGGTCTTCGTCTCGGTCAAGTCCTACGACACCGAGTGGGCGGCCCAGATGGCGTTGACCTATCTGGCCTCGCCGGACGGCGTGGTGGTCGACTTCCAGAACGGGGTCAACGACGAGCGCGTGGCCTCCGTGGTCGGCACCTCGCGCTGCCTCGGCTGCGTCATCACCATCGGGGCCGGCATGTACGAGCCCGGCCACGCCATGCGCACGGACTCCGGCTCGGTCGGCTTCAAGATCGGCGAGCAGGACGGGCGCGACACGCCGCGGGCCCGCGAGCTGGTGCGCATCATGAACGACGTGGCGCCCACCAAGCTCACCACGAATCTCTGGGGCGAGCGCTGGTCAAAGCTCGCGATCAACTGCATGGCCAATCCGCTGGCCGGCCTCAGCGGGCTGGGCTCGGCCGAGGTGCGCACCGCGCCGGTCCCGCGGCGCATCGCCATCCACGTGGCCGCGGAGGTGATCCAGGTGGGCCGCGCCTCCGGTCACGAGGTGGAGCCGATCTACGGGGTGGAGGCGCAGCGCTTCGTCGACGCGGCCTCCGGCAACGGCTTCGACGCGGTCGAAGCGGACATGGCGGCGAGCGTGCGGTTCCTGAGCGGCGGCCGGCCGTCGATGCTGCAGGACGTCATGAAGGGGCGGCGCACCGAGATCGACTATCTCAACGGCTACGTGGCCCAGCAAGGCCGGCGCCTCGGCGTGCCCACTCCGGTGAACGACGCGGTAGTGGCCGCGGTGCGCAGCCACCGCGTCGGCTCCCTCAAGCCCGACCCCAAAAACCTCGACCCAATCCTGACCGCCTTGCCGCGCTAG
- a CDS encoding amidase: MAAFADYEQYDALGLADLVRRGKVMPIDLLEAAIDRVEARNPTVNAVIMPLYDHGRRAIADGLPDGPFRGVPFLLKDLGAPLTGERMTRGSRFFADTPPSTFDSETVARLKRAGLVIFGRTNSCEVGLSLTCEPQLYGPTRNPWDPTRISSGSSGGAAAAVGARMLPMAHASDGFGSIRAPAASCGLVGLKPTRGRNTFAPVTGEGLGGCSTEHAVSLTVRDSAALLDATRGAGPGDPYTAPPPARPYLEEIGAVPRPLRIAYTTVTPNGASVDAECLATLQETVRLCGELGHAVEEADPDIERGAVIPTFITLAAVNTVVNLSTHPTAGRPAREGEVEKVTWNTAKLGERTSSADYVRATQTAHRLGRQMAAFHSRYDVLLTPGLGQLPVKLGWIDMMMHDVEEYWRRVFAFSPFTVWFNLTGQPAMMLPLGRSASGLPVAVQLVARYGDEATLFRLGAQLEEARPWFARKPALAAG; the protein is encoded by the coding sequence ATGGCCGCGTTCGCCGACTACGAGCAATACGACGCCCTCGGGCTCGCCGACCTGGTTCGCCGGGGCAAGGTGATGCCCATCGACCTGCTCGAGGCCGCCATCGACCGGGTGGAGGCCAGGAATCCCACGGTGAACGCGGTCATCATGCCGCTGTACGACCACGGACGCCGGGCCATCGCCGACGGGCTGCCCGACGGGCCGTTCCGCGGGGTGCCCTTCCTCCTGAAGGACCTGGGCGCTCCGCTCACCGGAGAGCGGATGACGCGGGGCAGCCGGTTCTTCGCCGACACGCCACCCTCGACCTTCGACAGCGAGACCGTGGCCCGGCTCAAGCGCGCCGGCCTCGTGATCTTCGGCCGCACCAACTCCTGCGAGGTGGGGCTCTCGCTCACCTGCGAGCCGCAGCTGTACGGCCCCACGCGCAATCCCTGGGACCCCACCCGGATCTCGTCGGGCTCGAGCGGCGGCGCCGCCGCCGCGGTCGGCGCGCGGATGCTTCCGATGGCGCACGCCAGCGACGGCTTCGGCTCCATCCGCGCGCCCGCGGCGAGCTGTGGCCTGGTCGGGCTCAAGCCCACGCGCGGCCGCAACACGTTCGCTCCGGTGACCGGAGAGGGGCTCGGGGGCTGCTCCACCGAGCACGCGGTCAGCCTCACGGTGCGCGACAGCGCCGCGCTGCTGGACGCCACCCGCGGCGCGGGCCCGGGCGATCCCTACACCGCGCCCCCGCCGGCGCGACCGTATCTCGAGGAGATCGGCGCGGTTCCGCGGCCGCTGCGGATCGCCTACACCACGGTCACCCCGAACGGAGCCTCGGTCGACGCGGAGTGCCTCGCCACGCTCCAGGAGACGGTGCGGCTCTGCGGCGAGCTGGGCCACGCGGTCGAGGAGGCCGATCCGGACATCGAGCGGGGCGCGGTGATCCCGACCTTCATCACCCTGGCCGCGGTCAACACGGTGGTGAACCTCTCGACCCATCCCACCGCCGGCCGGCCGGCGCGCGAGGGCGAGGTCGAGAAGGTCACCTGGAACACCGCCAAGCTGGGCGAGCGCACCTCGTCGGCCGACTACGTGCGGGCGACGCAGACCGCGCACCGGCTGGGGCGACAGATGGCCGCGTTCCACTCGCGCTACGACGTGCTGCTGACGCCCGGGCTCGGTCAGCTCCCGGTCAAGCTCGGGTGGATCGACATGATGATGCACGACGTGGAGGAGTACTGGCGGCGAGTCTTCGCGTTCTCGCCGTTCACGGTGTGGTTCAACCTGACCGGCCAGCCCGCGATGATGCTGCCGCTCGGCCGGTCCGCCAGCGGGCTGCCGGTCGCGGTCCAGCTGGTGGCCCGCTACGGCGACGAGGCCACGCTCTTCCGGCTGGGCGCGCAGCTCGAGGAAGCACGCCCCTGGTTCGCCCGCAAGCCCGCCCTCGCCGCCGGCTGA
- the thiC gene encoding phosphomethylpyrimidine synthase ThiC, producing the protein MKVYVSASDPSVRVPFREVALTTGERLRLYDTSGPYTDPEYAPDVKQGLPPLRRHWILSRGDVEPGAGGRWGLRARPGRRVTQMHYARRGEITPEMEFVAVREGMSPDTVRDEVACGRAIIPSNINHPETEPMIIGRKFLVKINANIGNSAVSSSIEEEVEKMTWATRWGGDTIMDLSTGKNIHETREWILRNSPVPVGTVPIYQALEKVHGRAEELTWEIYRDTLIEQAEQGVDYFTIHAGVLLRYVPLTARRVTGIVSRGGSIMAKWCLAHHRESFLYTHFREICEIMAAYDVAFSLGDGLRPGCQADANDDAQFAELDTLGELTTIAWEQDCQVMIEGPGHVPMHLIKENMDRQLAVCHEAPFYTLGPLTTDIAPGYDHITSAIGAAMIGWYGTAMLCYVTPKEHLGLPDRQDVKDGVIAYKIAAHAADLAKNHPKAREWDDALSRARFEFRWEDQFNLSLDPETARSFHDETLPADGAKVAHFCSMCGPHFCSMKITQDVRDYAAKHGIASETAAVVQGLREKAAEFKKTGGQIYVKQDQP; encoded by the coding sequence ATGAAAGTCTACGTCTCTGCGTCGGATCCATCCGTGCGCGTGCCCTTCCGCGAAGTCGCGCTCACCACCGGCGAGCGGCTCCGGCTCTACGACACCAGCGGGCCCTACACCGATCCCGAGTACGCGCCGGACGTCAAGCAAGGGCTGCCGCCCCTGCGCCGCCACTGGATCCTCTCGCGCGGCGACGTCGAGCCCGGCGCGGGCGGCCGCTGGGGGCTGCGGGCCCGACCCGGCCGCCGGGTGACGCAGATGCACTACGCCCGGCGCGGCGAGATCACGCCCGAGATGGAGTTCGTGGCGGTGCGCGAGGGCATGAGCCCGGACACGGTGCGCGACGAAGTCGCGTGCGGGCGCGCCATCATCCCGTCGAACATCAATCACCCGGAGACCGAGCCGATGATCATCGGCCGGAAGTTCCTGGTGAAGATCAACGCCAACATCGGCAACTCCGCGGTCTCCTCCTCGATCGAGGAGGAGGTCGAGAAGATGACGTGGGCCACCCGCTGGGGCGGCGACACCATCATGGATCTGTCCACCGGCAAGAACATCCACGAGACGCGCGAGTGGATCCTGCGCAACTCGCCGGTGCCGGTGGGCACGGTGCCGATCTACCAGGCGCTCGAGAAGGTGCACGGCCGAGCGGAAGAGCTGACGTGGGAGATCTACCGTGACACCCTGATCGAGCAGGCCGAGCAGGGCGTGGACTACTTCACGATCCACGCCGGCGTGTTGCTGCGCTACGTGCCGCTCACCGCCCGGCGGGTCACCGGCATCGTCTCGCGCGGCGGCTCGATCATGGCCAAGTGGTGCCTGGCCCACCACCGGGAGAGCTTCCTCTACACCCACTTCCGCGAAATCTGCGAGATCATGGCCGCCTACGACGTGGCCTTCTCGCTGGGCGACGGACTGCGCCCCGGCTGCCAGGCCGATGCCAACGACGACGCCCAGTTCGCGGAGCTCGACACCCTGGGCGAGCTCACCACGATCGCGTGGGAGCAGGACTGCCAGGTGATGATCGAAGGTCCCGGCCACGTGCCGATGCACCTGATCAAGGAGAACATGGACCGGCAGCTTGCGGTCTGCCACGAGGCGCCCTTCTACACGCTGGGGCCGCTCACCACCGACATCGCACCGGGCTACGACCACATCACCTCCGCCATCGGCGCCGCCATGATCGGCTGGTACGGCACCGCGATGCTCTGCTACGTGACCCCCAAGGAGCACCTGGGCCTGCCCGACCGGCAGGACGTCAAGGACGGGGTCATCGCCTACAAGATCGCGGCGCACGCCGCGGACCTCGCCAAGAACCATCCCAAGGCGCGCGAGTGGGACGACGCGCTGTCGCGGGCGCGCTTCGAGTTCCGCTGGGAGGACCAGTTCAACCTGTCGCTCGATCCCGAGACCGCCCGGTCCTTCCACGACGAGACCCTGCCCGCCGATGGGGCCAAGGTCGCGCACTTCTGCTCGATGTGCGGGCCGCACTTCTGCTCGATGAAGATCACCCAGGACGTGCGCGACTACGCGGCCAAGCACGGCATCGCGAGCGAGACCGCGGCGGTCGTCCAGGGCCTGCGGGAGAAGGCGGCCGAGTTCAAGAAGACCGGCGGGCAGATCTACGTCAAGCAGGACCAGCCCTAG
- a CDS encoding GAF domain-containing protein gives MTDLRPPELEVLAESNRLLTSTLDLTEVLDRLADIARTRLDTEVARIWLRGESDDTLRLAAHKGHLRSPRTDWEQVPTQSSLVGWVLTHRQALVLADVQDDPRLANRPWFAAEAFASLLCVPIVLDDGVIGILSVMTRVRREFSAADVALAEALTASAAVAVRNARIHADALGRLGEIEAFQRVASATLSSPDLVTALEAVVREIPGLLRSDAAACSVVAPDTMQMETLTTVGTRGRPVQPGRLVPGQGMAGLAFQEGRPLRTDDYAADPRFARPPEMAEWAAAEGVVAMLTVPVPDASGQIIALLWAFNRGSRRFTDRDEAALAGLARQAALAMENARLVTDLRGTLEDLKAAQETLVRGATLRAVGELAAGAAHHLNNLMAVVLGRTQLLLHKNRLPEMAPALRTIERAAVDAADTVRRIQAFSRAQHGGTASELDLNETVRESIDFTRARWEHEAHVRGANVEMIFEPGELPPVLGRKAELREVLTNLILNAVDALPSGGRVLVRSWSEPGRVVVAVRDSGVGMSPEVRDRAFEPFFTTKGVQRLGLGLAVAYGLVTSHGGQISLEAGEGQGTTVTLWIPAAGAAEAPTAASVAGAEPPGRILVVDDEADVREMLADVLMSHGHHVTLAGGGREALRSFEQGDYDLVITDLGMPEINGWEVARAIKARRASMPVLLLTGWADAVDTQAGRVDAVIKKPFDMIKLAAAVNAALRAAA, from the coding sequence ATGACTGATCTCCGTCCGCCGGAGCTGGAAGTCCTGGCCGAATCCAATCGGCTGCTGACCTCGACTCTCGACCTGACCGAGGTCCTGGACCGCCTGGCCGACATTGCGCGCACCCGACTCGACACCGAGGTCGCGCGCATCTGGCTACGCGGCGAGTCGGACGACACGCTGCGTCTCGCCGCACACAAGGGCCATCTCCGCTCGCCGCGCACCGATTGGGAGCAGGTGCCCACCCAGTCCTCGCTGGTCGGCTGGGTCCTCACCCATCGCCAGGCGCTCGTCCTCGCCGACGTGCAGGACGATCCGCGGCTGGCCAACCGGCCGTGGTTCGCCGCGGAGGCCTTCGCCTCCCTGCTGTGCGTGCCGATCGTCCTCGACGACGGCGTGATCGGCATTCTCTCGGTCATGACCCGCGTGCGCCGCGAGTTCTCCGCCGCCGACGTGGCGCTGGCCGAGGCGCTGACCGCCTCGGCGGCGGTGGCGGTGCGCAACGCGCGCATTCACGCCGACGCCCTCGGGCGCCTGGGGGAGATCGAGGCCTTCCAGCGGGTGGCCTCGGCCACGCTCTCCTCCCCCGATCTGGTCACCGCGCTGGAGGCGGTGGTGCGCGAGATCCCGGGCCTCCTGCGCTCGGATGCGGCGGCGTGCTCGGTGGTGGCCCCGGACACGATGCAGATGGAGACGCTGACCACGGTGGGCACGCGGGGGCGTCCGGTGCAGCCGGGCCGGCTGGTGCCGGGCCAGGGCATGGCCGGGCTCGCGTTTCAGGAGGGGCGGCCCCTGCGCACCGACGACTACGCCGCCGATCCCCGCTTCGCGCGCCCGCCGGAGATGGCGGAATGGGCGGCCGCGGAAGGCGTGGTCGCCATGCTCACCGTCCCGGTCCCCGACGCCTCGGGCCAGATCATCGCGCTGCTCTGGGCCTTCAACCGGGGGAGCCGGCGGTTCACCGACCGGGACGAGGCCGCCCTGGCCGGGCTCGCCCGCCAGGCCGCGCTCGCCATGGAGAACGCGCGGCTCGTCACCGATCTCCGGGGAACACTCGAAGATTTGAAGGCGGCCCAGGAGACGCTCGTCCGCGGCGCGACCCTGCGCGCAGTGGGCGAGCTGGCCGCGGGCGCGGCGCACCACCTGAACAACCTGATGGCGGTCGTGCTCGGGCGCACGCAGCTGCTGCTCCACAAGAACCGGTTGCCGGAGATGGCCCCCGCGCTCCGCACCATCGAGCGCGCCGCGGTGGACGCGGCGGACACCGTGCGCCGCATCCAGGCGTTCAGCCGCGCCCAGCATGGCGGCACCGCGTCCGAGCTCGACCTGAACGAGACGGTGCGCGAGAGCATCGACTTCACGCGGGCCCGCTGGGAGCACGAGGCGCACGTGCGGGGCGCCAACGTCGAGATGATCTTCGAGCCGGGCGAGCTGCCGCCGGTCCTGGGCCGGAAGGCGGAGCTGCGCGAGGTGCTCACCAACCTGATCCTCAACGCGGTGGACGCGCTGCCGTCCGGAGGCCGGGTGCTCGTTCGCTCATGGAGCGAGCCGGGACGCGTGGTGGTCGCGGTCCGCGATTCGGGGGTGGGCATGTCGCCGGAGGTGCGGGACCGCGCGTTCGAGCCGTTCTTCACCACCAAGGGCGTCCAGCGGCTGGGGCTCGGGCTGGCCGTGGCCTACGGGCTCGTGACGAGCCACGGAGGGCAGATCTCGCTCGAGGCCGGCGAGGGGCAGGGCACGACCGTGACGCTCTGGATCCCCGCGGCGGGGGCGGCGGAGGCGCCGACCGCGGCGTCGGTCGCCGGGGCGGAGCCGCCGGGCCGCATCCTGGTGGTGGACGACGAGGCCGACGTGCGCGAGATGCTCGCCGACGTGCTCATGTCCCACGGCCATCACGTGACCTTGGCCGGAGGCGGACGCGAGGCGCTACGGAGCTTCGAGCAGGGAGACTACGACCTCGTCATCACCGATCTCGGCATGCCCGAGATCAACGGCTGGGAGGTGGCGCGAGCCATCAAGGCCCGGCGCGCCTCCATGCCGGTCCTGCTCCTGACCGGGTGGGCCGACGCGGTGGACACCCAGGCCGGCCGCGTGGACGCGGTGATCAAGAAGCCGTTCGACATGATCAAGCTGGCCGCCGCGGTCAACGCGGCACTTCGCGCTGCGGCGTGA
- a CDS encoding pyridoxamine 5'-phosphate oxidase family protein, which yields MDARSPSPALDAALARARYMYVTTYSQAGKPGTVPTWLWPHAGDVYFTTQRDTLKARRIRNNGRVTVHVGRKDGPAFEGHAEWVDGRPDLEQALLKSYWRRYWLLVPLFMGRYIRKGLLAKTSVLIRITPQREVPR from the coding sequence ATGGACGCAAGGAGCCCGTCGCCCGCGCTCGACGCCGCGCTCGCGCGCGCCCGGTACATGTACGTGACGACCTATAGCCAGGCCGGCAAGCCGGGCACCGTGCCCACGTGGCTCTGGCCGCACGCGGGCGACGTGTACTTCACCACCCAGCGCGACACGCTCAAGGCCCGCCGCATCCGGAACAACGGTCGGGTCACCGTGCACGTCGGGCGCAAGGACGGCCCGGCCTTCGAGGGACACGCCGAGTGGGTGGACGGGCGGCCGGACCTGGAGCAGGCACTGCTGAAATCCTACTGGCGGAGGTACTGGCTGCTCGTGCCGCTGTTCATGGGCCGCTACATCCGCAAGGGCCTGCTCGCCAAGACGAGCGTCCTCATCCGCATCACGCCGCAGCGCGAAGTGCCGCGTTGA